The Paenibacillus pabuli DNA segment AGGCAACGGCCGCGACAATAATCAATCCTTTAATAATCAGCTGCCAATAGGGACTAACACCGATAAAGGTAAGGCCGTAATTGATAACGCCGAAGATGAGCACACCTGCCATTACGCCGGGCACCGTCCCGATGCCTCCAGCTGTTGAAACGCCGCCAACGACACACGCCGCAATAGCGTCCAGCTCATACATGTTGCCGTAGTTATTTGTCGCCCCGCCTGTGCGCGCTGCCTCCAGCACACCACCCAGCCCATACAAGGCTCCCGCAATGGCATACAGGGCGATTAAATTACGTGCAACGTGAATTCCCGACACATGCGCGGCCTGAATGTTACCACCGATGGCGTACATATTTTTGCCCAGACGGGTTTTGTTGAAAACGACCCAACAGATTAACGCTACTGCGATCGCAATCAGTACAATATAAGGGATTGAGTAGCCGCCACCCAGATCAATATAACCTGATCCGATAACCGTGAAGTCTGGTCTTAGTCCTCCAATCGGCTGTGACTGGTTGGGTTCTGTATCAAAATAAATCGAGTTCAAACCATATACAGCCACCATCGTTCCCAGTGTCGCGATAAATGGAGGTACATGCAGTTTGGCGACAATAATCCCATTGACCAATCCGACAATCAGACCGGCAACAATCCCAATTATAATGGGCAGCCCCACCCATAAATGAGGCAGATCTGGGAAGAACCGATTGGCATATTCGTCAATTTGCAGCATGGATGCGGATACCACAGCGGTCAGGCCTACCACCCGGCCCGCAGACAGGTCGACCCCGCCAGTGACAAGAATGAAGGCTGCCCCAAGTGCGATAATGGCCCTTGTGGAGGATTGCTGTAAAATATCCCTTAATGTAGAGAAAGCAAGGAAGTTCGGGTCCGCAATGGCAATGCCAATGACAAGCAGAATAAGTACGATAAAAATGGCGCGCTGCGTTATATACTGTTTCACCTGATTGATGACTTGCGTGTTCATCTGTTTCCTCCTGTCTAAGCCATCCGCTGCTGAGCGGCCAGCCTCATAATATCCTGCTCTGTGGCCTCGGCTCCGTCTACAATGCCGGTCAGCCTTCCTTCGCTCATCACCATGATCCGATCGGACATCCCAAGCAGTTCAGGCATCTCCGAGCTGATCATAATTATGCTTTTGCCCTGACGAGCCAGTTCCGTAATAATGGTGTAGATTTCAAACTTGGCTCCCACATCAATGCCCCGTGTCGGTTCATCAAGCAGCAGAATTTCCGGACTGGTTAATAGCCACCGTGCCAAAAGCACTTTCTGCTGATTGCCACCAGACAGGTTGCGAATCAGCGTGTTAACGGAAGGCGTTTTGGTTCTGAACTTCTGGGTTTGCTCCCGCGCCTCTTCGCGTCCCTTTTTCTCATCCAGCAGCCCAATTCTATTTCGGTACCTTCCCAGACTCGCAATAATCGTATTTTCATACACGGACAACACCGGAAATATGCCCGTAACCCTCCGTTCCTCGGTCAATAGCGCCATGTTATGACGTTTCGCCGCGGCGGGTGAGTTGATCTTCACCTTGCGCCCATGAATCGAGATCGTACCCGAAGCGAGACCGCGCAGCCCAAACAAGGACTCGATCAGTTCCGTCCGCTGCGCTCCAACGAGGCCGCCAATGCCGAGCACCTCGCCTTTTCGAAGCTCAAACGTGATATCTCTGAACGAGTGGGACTGACTTGATGTTAACCCTTCGGCCTTCAAAATCACTTCGCCAGGAACGTTGGTCCGTTCCGGAAAACGTTCATCCAGATCCCGTCCAACCATACGGGTGATGATTAGATCGGTAGTCAGATCAGCGGCGTCCCAGGTCCCGACCACGAACCCGTCACGCATAATGGTGACTTCGTCCGAAATCGTGAGGATTTCCTCCATTTTGTGCGAGATGTATATAATGGACACGCCGCGGCTGCGAAGCTCGTTAATGATGGCGAACAGCTGCTCCACTTCCTTGCCCGTCAGGGAAGAGGTCGGCTCATCCATAACAATGACTTTGGATTGAAAAGAGACCGCTTTGGCGATTTCCATGGATTGAATTTTGGATACGGATAACGTTCCTGCCTGTGCCTTCGGGTCGATGTCCAGATTCAGATCTTTAAACAAGGCCAAGGTATCGGCATACATCTTCTTCTCGTCGACCAGTAACCCTCTCATCGGAAAACGTCCCAGCCATATATTCTCCATCACCGGTCGATGAGGCACCGGGTTCAGCTCTTGATGAATCATGGATATGCCGTGCTTCAGCGCTGCTTTGGAATTTGGAATGTCCACTTCTTTTCCATCCATTCGAATCGTTCCTTCGTCCGGTCGGTACATGCCGAACAAACATTTCATCAGTGTCGATTTGCCTGCTCCATTCTCTCCCATCAGGGCGTGGACCGTTCCGGGCTTAACCTTCAGCGTTACCTGACTAAGTGCCTGCACACCCGGAAACCCCTTCGAAATCCCGTCCATCTCCAGCAGATAAGGTGATGCCATGTTAGTTCCTCCCTTCCATATGCCCAGAAAAAAGGACGCCACCTGTAAGACGGACGTCCCTCTCTGCTGCTGTTATTGGGCGTCGGCAATGTTGTCTTTCGTAATTTTCTTATAGGCGATCCAGACATATTTGCCATCCGTAATGTCATAACCCGTATTTTCTTTCGTTGGCGTCTCACCCTTAGCGAGTGCAGTAGCCAAAGCCACCGTTGCAGCCCCTTGGTTCTTCGCATCATTCAATACAGTGCCCAGCATCGTGCCGTCCTGAAGCGCCTGAATGGCAGGGGCGGTGGCATCTACACCAACGACAGGCATTGCTTTACCGTCCTTGAAATACCCTGCTGCCTTTAATGCCTCAATAGCACCAAGCGCCATGTCATCGTTGTTGGCAAGCACAGCTTCGATCTTATCGCCATGGGAAGCGAGGAATGCCTGCATCTTCTCCTGGCCTTTGACCCGATCCCACATCGCCGTGTCTTCCGCCAGCGCTTCTACTTCAATGCCGGCGTCCTGAATCGCCTGAACGGAATATTTGGTCCGCAGTTCTGCATCCTGGTGACCTGGCTCTCCTTTCAGCATAACGTATTGCAGTCTGCCATCTCCGTTTTTATCTGCCTCCGGATGGGCTTTCCAGTAATCCACGATCAGCTGGCCGGAAATCGTACCGGACTCTTCCGCCTTGGCACCGACGTAGTACACTTTATCCCATTTATTC contains these protein-coding regions:
- the mglC gene encoding galactose/methyl galactoside ABC transporter permease MglC, coding for MNTQVINQVKQYITQRAIFIVLILLVIGIAIADPNFLAFSTLRDILQQSSTRAIIALGAAFILVTGGVDLSAGRVVGLTAVVSASMLQIDEYANRFFPDLPHLWVGLPIIIGIVAGLIVGLVNGIIVAKLHVPPFIATLGTMVAVYGLNSIYFDTEPNQSQPIGGLRPDFTVIGSGYIDLGGGYSIPYIVLIAIAVALICWVVFNKTRLGKNMYAIGGNIQAAHVSGIHVARNLIALYAIAGALYGLGGVLEAARTGGATNNYGNMYELDAIAACVVGGVSTAGGIGTVPGVMAGVLIFGVINYGLTFIGVSPYWQLIIKGLIIVAAVAFDIRKYMAKK
- a CDS encoding sugar ABC transporter ATP-binding protein — encoded protein: MASPYLLEMDGISKGFPGVQALSQVTLKVKPGTVHALMGENGAGKSTLMKCLFGMYRPDEGTIRMDGKEVDIPNSKAALKHGISMIHQELNPVPHRPVMENIWLGRFPMRGLLVDEKKMYADTLALFKDLNLDIDPKAQAGTLSVSKIQSMEIAKAVSFQSKVIVMDEPTSSLTGKEVEQLFAIINELRSRGVSIIYISHKMEEILTISDEVTIMRDGFVVGTWDAADLTTDLIITRMVGRDLDERFPERTNVPGEVILKAEGLTSSQSHSFRDITFELRKGEVLGIGGLVGAQRTELIESLFGLRGLASGTISIHGRKVKINSPAAAKRHNMALLTEERRVTGIFPVLSVYENTIIASLGRYRNRIGLLDEKKGREEAREQTQKFRTKTPSVNTLIRNLSGGNQQKVLLARWLLTSPEILLLDEPTRGIDVGAKFEIYTIITELARQGKSIIMISSEMPELLGMSDRIMVMSEGRLTGIVDGAEATEQDIMRLAAQQRMA
- a CDS encoding galactose ABC transporter substrate-binding protein is translated as MKKTWMTLLLTAFMVAAAGCSSGGDSAGGSTGTGTEEQAAGGTETPKIGVAIYKFDDTFMTGVRNAMTAAAEGKATLDIVDSQNAQPTQNEKVDLFVSKKYSAMAVNPVDRTAAGVIIDKAKAASIPVVFLNREPVAEDMNKWDKVYYVGAKAEESGTISGQLIVDYWKAHPEADKNGDGRLQYVMLKGEPGHQDAELRTKYSVQAIQDAGIEVEALAEDTAMWDRVKGQEKMQAFLASHGDKIEAVLANNDDMALGAIEALKAAGYFKDGKAMPVVGVDATAPAIQALQDGTMLGTVLNDAKNQGAATVALATALAKGETPTKENTGYDITDGKYVWIAYKKITKDNIADAQ